One window of the Silurus meridionalis isolate SWU-2019-XX chromosome 24, ASM1480568v1, whole genome shotgun sequence genome contains the following:
- the zic2b gene encoding zinc finger protein ZIC 2b gives MLLDAGHLGPFGRHHPAAESNDRDGNFAEAAHVGAFKLSHGELSPGQGAAFAPQTSGYAALGASYGGSAFGSPRDFLLRGRGFADPERGLFSPATGALHPSHADPQGHLLFPGFHEQHGSTNNALFARPDQYHHHHHHQVSNARPDPYGQYGLNVAAAHHHHHPAAFFRYVRQQCVKQELVCKWLEPDREKRRCGRTFGTMHELVAHVSAEHVGGPEHCNHVCFWEECPREGKAFKAKYKLVNHIRVHTGEKPFACPFPGCGKVFARSENLKIHKRTHTGEKPFQCEFEGCDRRFANSSDRKKHMHVHTSDKPYLCKLCDKSYTHPSSLRKHMKVHDEQGQVNESSPTGSSGYESSSLVSPCSETQSTSMSPDSAVLNSSSHSSIASNFSEWYV, from the exons ATGTTACTTGACGCGGGTCACCTGGGTCCATTCGGCCGCCATCACCCCGCTGCTGAGTCGAACGATAGGGACGGTAATTTTGCAGAAGCGGCGCATGTGGGCGCCTTCAAGCTGAGCCACGGAGAGCTGTCTCCGGGTCAGGGTGCTGCCTTCGCCCCCCAGACTTCGGGATATGCCGCTCTGGGCGCCTCATACGGAGGCTCCGCGTTCGGCTCTCCCCGAGACTTTTTATTGCGGGGACGCGGCTTTGCAGACCCGGAGCGCGGTCTCTTCAGCCCGGCGACTGGAGCGCTTCATCCCTCCCACGCGGACCCGCAAGGTCATCTCCTCTTCCCGGGTTTCCACGAGCAGCACGGCTCAACCAACAACGCGCTGTTCGCACGACCGGACCagtaccaccaccatcaccatcaccaggTGTCCAACGCGCGGCCCGACCCGTACGGCCAGTACGGCTTGAACGTAGCTGCTGcgcatcaccaccatcacccgGCGGCATTTTTCCGCTACGTGCGCCAGCAGTGCGTCAAGCAGGAGCTCGTGTGCAAGTGGCTCGAACCGGACCGCGAGAAGCGCCGCTGCGGCAGGACCTTCGGCACCATGCACGAGCTGGTGGCGCACGTCTCCGCGGAGCACGTCGGCGGACCCGAACATTGCAACCACGTGTGCTTTTGGGAGGAATGCCCTCGAGAGGGAAAGGCCTTCAAGGCCAAATACAAACTCGTCAACCACATTCGCGTGCACACCGGAGAGAAGCCGTTTGCGTGTCCGTTCCCGGGTTGCGGGAAAGTGTTTGCGCGTTCCGAGAACCTGAAAATACACAAGAGAACGCATACAG GAGAGAAGCCGTTCCAGTGCGAGTTTGAGGGCTGTGACAGGCGGTTCGCCAACAGCAGCGACAGGAAAAAGCACATGCACGTGCACACATCCGACAAGCCGTACTTGTGCAAACTGTGCGACAAGTCGTACACTCATCCCAGTTCCCTGAGAAAACACATGAAG gTTCATGACGAGCAGGGTCAAGTGAACGAGTCGTCACCAACCGGAAGCTCTGGTTACGAGTCGTCAAGTCTGGTGTCACCGTGTTCAGAGACTCAGAGCACCAGCATGTCTCCAGACTCCGCCGTGTTGAACAGCAGCAGTCACAGCAGCATAGCGTCCAATTTTAGTGAGTGGTACGTTTAG